A window from Zingiber officinale cultivar Zhangliang chromosome 7A, Zo_v1.1, whole genome shotgun sequence encodes these proteins:
- the LOC122002762 gene encoding transcription elongation factor SPT4 homolog 1-like, which yields MGSGKRSDYFREEEDDRPPSFAQIPTSFGQELRACLRCRLVKTYDQFRESGCENCPFLEMEKEHDNVVNCTTPNFTGIISMMDPSRSWAARWLRIGRFIPGCYTLAVSEELPEEYQAICADNNVQYVPPKRA from the exons ATGGGGAGCGGGAAGCGAAGCGATTACTTCCGAGAGGAGGAGGATGATAGGCCACCCAGCTTCGCCCAGATTCCGACCAGCTTCGGCCAGGAGCTCAGAGCCTGCCTCCGTTGCCGCCTCGTCAAGACCTACGACCAG TTCAGGGAATCCGGCTGTGAGAATTGCCCCTTTTTGGAGATGGAGAAGGAGCATGACAACGTTGTCAACTGTACGACTCCCAACTTCACGGG GATTATATCAATGATGGATCCAAGTAGAAGTTGGGCTGCTAGATGGTTAAGAATAG GGAGGTTTATTCCTGGTTGCTACACACTCGCCGTCTCTGAAGAACTTCCAGAAGAATACCAG GCTATTTGTGCTGATAACAATGTCCAGTATGTGCCTCCAAAGCGTGCATAA